In a single window of the Pseudochaenichthys georgianus chromosome 16, fPseGeo1.2, whole genome shotgun sequence genome:
- the LOC117461368 gene encoding chemerin-like receptor 1, producing MEMTATPSYNINITDVSENNGSVFTDKYADLRESLNTMSLVIYCLTFVLGVLGNGVVIWVTGFKMQKTVTTVWFLNLAIADFIFTARLPLSVVYIAMNFHWPFGKFMCKLNRTISFLNIFASVYILMVISVDRCVSVVWPVWAQNHRSVRKASCVSLGVWVLALTLSAPYFVFRDTAPSYFYQDIINCFDNYALSDDYVTESVNQLRLLRHQAMTITQLLLGFVVPFTVIVSCYAVIIHRLRRNRTLASQSSRPFKIIAAVITTFFLCWAPFHIMALIDLVNSSQHSETLGYVITIGVPIATNLAFLNSCLNPLLYVFMGQDFKNKVCKSILAVLETAFQEEVSGSHSDTQSGDTRRSALSTEV from the coding sequence ATGGAGATGACCGCTACCCCTTCTTATAACATCAACATAACAGACGTGTCTGAAAATAATGGCTCTGTGTTTACTGACAAGTATGCTGATCTGAGAGAGTCTCTCAACACCATGTCCCTTGTAATTTACTGCCTGACCTTTGTTCTCGGTGTGCTCGGGAATGGAGTGGTTATCTGGGTGACCGGATTCAAGATGCAGAAAACAGTTACCACAGTTTGGTTCCTCAACCTCGCCATAGCCGACTTCATCTTCACAGCACGTTTACCGCTGAGTGTTGTTTACATAGCTATGAATTTTCACTGGCCCTTCGGCAAGTTCATGTGCAAGCTGAACAGAACTATAAGCTTTCTGAACATCTTTGCCAGTGTCTACATCCTGATGGTGATCAGTGTGGAcagatgtgtgtctgtggtgtggcCCGTCTGGGCCCAGAACCACCGAAGTGTACGCAAGGCGTCCTGTGTGAGTCTGGGTGTTTGGGTACTGGCTCTGACTCTCAGCGCTCCATACTTCGTGTTTAGGGACACTGCGCCATCATATTTCTATCAAGACATCATCAATTGCTTCGACAACTATGCTCTTTCTGATGACTATGTAACAGAATCTGTGAATCAGCTGCGTCTGTTACGTCATCAGGCCATGACCATCACCCAGCTCCTCCTGGGATTCGTTGTCCCCTTCACTGTCATTGTCTCCTGCTATGCTGTGATAATCCATCGTCTCAGAAGAAACCGCACCCTGGCCAGCCAATCAAGTCGTCCTTTTAAGATCATCGCTGCAGTTATCACCACTTTTTTCCTGTGCTGGGCTCCTTTTCACATCATGGCTTTAATTGATCTGGTGAATTCCTCTCAACACAGTGAAACATTAGGCTATGTCATCACCATTGGGGTCCCTATAGCAACCAACCTGGCCTTTCTCAACAGTTGCCTAAACCCACTGCTGTATGTGTTCATGGGTCAAGATTTCAAGAATAAGGTCTGTAAATCCATCCTGGCTGTACTGGAGACTGCCTTCCAGGAGGAAGTCTCAGGATCCCACAGTGACACACAGTCAGGGGACACCAGACGATCAGCTCTTAGTACTGAAGTATAG
- the LOC117460648 gene encoding LOW QUALITY PROTEIN: chemerin-like receptor 1 (The sequence of the model RefSeq protein was modified relative to this genomic sequence to represent the inferred CDS: inserted 2 bases in 1 codon) gives MNHTASGLPRPDRRKRRAAACSLHLESGFKMKKTVNTXFLNLAVADFLFTAFLPLSVVYTAMNFHWPFGKFMCKLNSTISFLNMFASVYILMVISVDICVSVVWPVWAQNHRSVRKASCVSMGVWVLALILSTPYYIFRDTAHHITTMISKSVNQLRQFRHQAMTLTRFLLGFVVPFTVIVSCYAVIIHRLRRNRTLVSQSSRPFKIIAAVITTFFLCWAPYHIMALIALVNHMANQSSEILVHVINIGVPIATSLAFLNSCLNPLLYVFIGQELKGKVYKSILNILETAFQEEVSGRQTKNKSRTTTSPNI, from the exons atgaaccacacagcttccggtcttccacgacctgaccggagaaaaagacgtgctgcagcctgcagcctTCATCTTGAATCCGGATTCAAGATGAAGAAAACAGTTAACAC GTTCCTCAACCTCGCTGTGGCCGACTTCCTCTTCACAGCATTCCTGCCTCTGAGTGTCGTGTACACAGCTATGAATTTTCACTGGCCTTTTGGCAAGTTCATGTGCAAGCTGAACAGCACTATAAGCTTTCTGAACATGTTTGCCAGTGTCTACATCCTGATGGTGATCAGTGTGgacatatgtgtgtctgtggtgtggcCCGTCTGGGCCCAGAACCACCGAAGTGTACGCAAGGCGTCCTGTGTGAGCATGGGTGTTTGGGTACTGGCTCTGATTCTCAGCACTCCATACTACATCTTCAGAGACACTGCACATCATATAACAACGATGATATC AAAATCTGTGAATCAACTGCGCCAGTTTCGTCATCAGGCCATGACCCTCACCCGCTTCCTCCTGGGATTCGTTGTCCCCTTCACTGTCATTGTCTCCTGCTATGCTGTGATAATCCATCGTCTCAGAAGAAACCGCACCCTGGTCAGCCAGTCCAGTCGCCCCTTTAAGATCATCGCTGCAGTTATCACCACTTTTTTCCTGTGCTGGGCTCCTTATCACATCATGGCTTTAATTGCATTGGTAAATCACATGGCTAATCAATCAAGTGAAATATTAGTCCATGTCATCAACATTGGAGTTCCTATAGCAACCAGCCTGGCCTTTCTCAACAGTTGCCTGAATCCACTGCTGTATGTGTTTATCGGCCAAGAACTCAAAGGCAAAGTTTATAAATCTATACTGAACATTTTGGAGACTGCCTTCCAGGAAGAGGTTTCTGGCCGTCAAACCAAAAACAAGTCTAGGACCACCACCAGTCCTAACATATAG